A DNA window from Zingiber officinale cultivar Zhangliang chromosome 3A, Zo_v1.1, whole genome shotgun sequence contains the following coding sequences:
- the LOC122050562 gene encoding malonyl-coenzyme A:anthocyanin 3-O-glucoside-6''-O-malonyltransferase-like, translating to MTSPPSELRVLEAARVGPPPGSVPESSLPFTFFDIAWLYGRPVQRVFFYRFPHSASHFMESVFPTLKSALSLTLRDFYPLAGKVRLAPGSQSQYELHYAEGDCVPFVVAEHDGDFDDLSGYHPRQYTGVRPLAPQIPEPTDDDQRPVMALQVTLFPNRGLALAVAVHHLSCDGSSSTRFLSSWAR from the coding sequence ATGACGTCGCCACCATCGGAGCTCAGAGTCCTCGAGGCCGCTCGAGTTGGTCCTCCGCCGGGATCGGTGCCGGAATCTTCCCTTCCCTTCACCTTCTTCGACATCGCGTGGCTCTACGGCCGCCCGGTGCAACGTGTCTTCTTCTACCGTTTCCCCCACTCCGCCTCCCACTTCATGGAGTCCGTCTTCCCCACCCTCAAGTCCGCCCTTTCACTCACTCTCCGCGATTTCTACCCCCTCGCAGGAAAGGTCCGCCTCGCACCTGGCAGCCAGAGTCAGTATGAGCTCCACTACGCCGAGGGAGACTGCGTCCCCTTTGTGGTTGCCGAGCACGACGGCGACTTCGACGACCTTTCTGGATACCACCCGCGACAGTACACCGGGGTACGACCATTGGCTCCCCAGATTCCGGAGCCCACAGACGACGACCAACGTCCGGTGATGGCCCTGCAGGTAACTCTGTTCCCGAACAGAGGCTTGGCCTTGGCCGTCGCCGTGCACCACTTGTCCTGCGACGGCTCGAGTTCCACGCGGTTCTTGTCGTCGTGGGCTCGTTGA